A window from Cellulomonas sp. C5510 encodes these proteins:
- a CDS encoding UDP-glucose/GDP-mannose dehydrogenase family protein has product MAELGFEVLGADTDPGKVEALAAGKVPFYEPGLDPLLEKHLATGRLRFTTDLAAAAAWGDVHFICVGTPQMRTSHAANLAYVESAATTIARNLTRPALIVGKSTVPVGTAARLRTLVSEEAPAGVPVELVWNPEFLREGKAVEDTLHPDRIVLGGPSARAEATLRQVYAGPVAEGTPVVVTDLPTAELVKVSANAFLATKISFINAISSVCEAAGADVTVLADALGHDVRIGRQFLDAGLGFGGGCLPKDIRALMHRANELGAYRASALLQQVDEINMGQRERVLDMTVQACGGSVLNRRIGVLGAAFKPHTDDVRDSPALNVAAALHLRGAQVTVYDPEAGDTARRSFPTLSYATSVDEAVEGTDVVLVLTEWDQFVQADAGHLAGLTSTPRVIDARGKLDPARWRGAGWEFAGLGRTAA; this is encoded by the coding sequence ATGGCCGAGCTCGGGTTCGAGGTGCTGGGCGCCGACACCGACCCCGGCAAGGTCGAGGCGCTGGCCGCCGGCAAGGTGCCGTTCTACGAGCCCGGGCTCGACCCGCTGCTCGAGAAGCACCTTGCGACCGGGCGCCTGCGGTTCACCACCGACCTGGCCGCCGCCGCGGCGTGGGGCGACGTGCACTTCATCTGCGTCGGCACCCCGCAGATGCGCACCAGCCACGCGGCGAACCTCGCCTACGTGGAGTCCGCCGCCACGACGATCGCCCGCAACCTCACGCGCCCGGCGCTGATCGTCGGCAAGTCGACCGTCCCGGTCGGCACCGCCGCCCGGCTGCGCACGCTCGTGTCCGAGGAGGCCCCCGCCGGTGTGCCGGTCGAGCTGGTGTGGAACCCGGAGTTCCTGCGCGAGGGCAAGGCCGTCGAGGACACGCTGCACCCGGACCGCATCGTGCTCGGCGGGCCGTCCGCCCGGGCCGAGGCCACGCTGCGGCAGGTCTACGCCGGGCCGGTCGCCGAGGGCACGCCCGTCGTCGTCACGGACCTGCCGACCGCGGAGCTCGTGAAGGTCAGCGCGAACGCGTTCCTCGCCACCAAGATCTCGTTCATCAACGCGATCTCCTCCGTGTGCGAGGCGGCGGGGGCCGACGTCACCGTGCTGGCGGACGCGCTCGGCCACGACGTGCGCATCGGCCGCCAGTTCCTCGACGCCGGGCTCGGGTTCGGCGGCGGCTGCCTGCCGAAGGACATCCGCGCCCTCATGCACCGGGCGAACGAGCTCGGGGCGTACCGGGCGTCCGCCCTGCTGCAGCAGGTCGACGAGATCAACATGGGCCAGCGCGAGCGGGTGCTGGACATGACCGTGCAGGCCTGCGGCGGCTCCGTCCTCAACCGCCGGATCGGCGTGCTGGGCGCGGCGTTCAAGCCCCACACCGACGACGTGCGGGACTCGCCCGCCCTCAACGTCGCGGCGGCGCTGCACCTGCGCGGCGCCCAGGTCACCGTGTACGACCCGGAGGCCGGGGACACCGCCCGGCGGTCGTTCCCGACGCTGTCCTACGCCACCTCGGTGGACGAGGCCGTCGAGGGCACGGACGTCGTGCTGGTGCTCACCGAGTGGGACCAGTTCGTGCAGGCCGACGCCGGGCACCTCGCCGGGCTCACCTCGACGCCGCGCGTCATCGACGCCCGCGGCAAGCTCGACCCCGCGCGGTGGCGCGGTGCCGGCTGGGAGTTCGCCGGCCTCGGGCGGACCGCCGCCTGA
- a CDS encoding VOC family protein, whose amino-acid sequence MSVHERPWADGTPCWAQLTVPDLEAGRRFYGDLLGWTFDVGPAGTGFYSQGLVGGRPAAALGGVMPGGEDEPVAWLTFLAAADAAATQERAVAAGARVQVPVAPVMDFGSMAVLTDPAGATVALWQAGRTLGATVVNEPGAMIWNEHLSARPAEARAFYRAVFGYGVTDMGAPGFGYTTVEVDGRAVGGIGGGADAASWEVYFAVTDTDAATERAVRLGGAVVSPASDTPYGRLAGVTGPFGERFWLMSTDEEPSAPAA is encoded by the coding sequence ATGAGCGTGCACGAGCGGCCCTGGGCGGACGGCACCCCCTGCTGGGCGCAGCTGACGGTCCCCGACCTCGAGGCGGGGCGCCGGTTCTACGGCGACCTGCTCGGCTGGACGTTCGACGTCGGCCCGGCCGGGACGGGCTTCTACAGCCAGGGCCTCGTGGGCGGACGGCCCGCGGCGGCGCTGGGCGGCGTCATGCCGGGCGGCGAGGACGAGCCGGTCGCGTGGCTGACCTTCCTCGCGGCGGCGGACGCCGCCGCCACCCAGGAGCGGGCCGTGGCGGCGGGCGCCCGGGTGCAGGTGCCGGTGGCGCCCGTCATGGACTTCGGCTCGATGGCGGTGCTGACGGACCCCGCGGGGGCGACCGTCGCGCTCTGGCAGGCCGGCCGGACCCTCGGGGCGACCGTCGTGAACGAACCCGGCGCGATGATCTGGAACGAGCACCTGTCGGCGCGCCCCGCCGAGGCCCGCGCGTTCTACCGGGCGGTGTTCGGCTACGGGGTCACCGACATGGGCGCGCCCGGCTTCGGCTACACGACCGTCGAGGTCGACGGCCGCGCCGTCGGCGGCATCGGGGGCGGCGCCGACGCCGCGTCCTGGGAGGTGTACTTCGCCGTGACGGACACGGACGCGGCGACCGAGCGGGCCGTGCGGCTCGGCGGCGCCGTCGTGTCCCCGGCCTCGGACACGCCGTACGGGCGGCTCGCCGGGGTCACGGGACCGTTCGGGGAGCGGTTCTGGCTCATGTCGACCGACGAGGAGCCCAGCGCGCCCGCCGCGTGA
- the trmB gene encoding tRNA (guanosine(46)-N7)-methyltransferase TrmB: MPTDPTPSSAGPPAADRAADAFRQAKKVAGQPVRTFHPRRATLGERRADALERLWPRYGVSVHDPVLGLPPTTAAGALDAPALFGRTAPLVLEIGSGMGDATAAMAAADPDRDYLAVEVHLPGVANLLVLLEEQGLTNVRVAHGDALDLVRRVVAPGSLAAVHVFFPDPWPKARHHKRRIVAPEHVALLRSRLAIGGVLHCATDWEPYAEQMLDVVAADPGLTNELGGYAPRPEHRPVTRFERRALAAGRTPRDVVATRTS, translated from the coding sequence GTGCCGACCGATCCGACCCCGTCCTCCGCCGGGCCGCCCGCCGCGGACCGGGCGGCCGACGCGTTCCGGCAGGCGAAGAAGGTCGCCGGGCAGCCCGTGCGCACGTTCCACCCCCGCCGGGCGACGCTCGGGGAGCGGCGCGCGGACGCGCTCGAGCGGCTCTGGCCCCGGTACGGCGTCTCCGTGCACGACCCGGTGCTCGGCCTGCCGCCCACGACGGCCGCGGGGGCCCTCGACGCCCCCGCGCTGTTCGGCCGCACCGCCCCGCTGGTCCTGGAGATCGGCTCCGGCATGGGCGACGCCACGGCCGCGATGGCGGCCGCCGACCCCGACCGCGACTACCTCGCCGTCGAGGTGCACCTGCCCGGGGTCGCGAACCTGCTCGTGCTGCTGGAGGAGCAGGGCCTCACCAACGTCCGGGTGGCGCACGGCGACGCTCTCGACCTGGTACGCCGGGTCGTCGCGCCCGGGTCGCTCGCCGCGGTGCACGTGTTCTTCCCCGACCCGTGGCCGAAGGCCCGGCACCACAAGCGCCGGATCGTCGCGCCCGAGCACGTCGCGCTGCTGCGGAGCCGGCTGGCGATCGGCGGCGTGCTGCACTGCGCGACCGACTGGGAGCCGTACGCGGAGCAGATGCTGGACGTCGTCGCCGCCGACCCGGGCCTGACCAACGAGCTCGGCGGCTACGCCCCGCGGCCGGAGCACCGCCCGGTCACGCGGTTCGAGCGGCGGGCCCTCGCGGCCGGGCGGACCCCGCGGGACGTGGTCGCGACGCGCACGTCCTGA
- the cydC gene encoding thiol reductant ABC exporter subunit CydC, which produces MSTVLDPAAAPAPAPLSRAAISRRLVRFGRPVLPPLAASLVCRVVGQLLGIALLAVAAAGAARVADDPAAPLAPTVWTLVALSLLKGVLRYLEQLTGHAVAFRALAMLRVDFYDRLAPQAPAGVLSRRTGDLVNRATKDVDRVEVFFAHTLVPAVSAVVVPVVVLVVLAVRYDPVLALVLLPFLVLVGAVVPAWGREPSAVAATRVRAARGRIAQLVTESLQGVREVLAFGAETRRRAQARALADDVGLGLDGLAAWTARRRAANAVLLVAAVATVALVGAARVSSGALTWADYAVAVVLALAVFTPVLAVEDVAPDLEQAFAAARRIWRVTDAPPATTSPAHPVPLPDGPLDVRFEGVTFAYPASQDDDADGVPQAPRRRVLDGVDLHVPAGATTAVVGSSGSGKSTLVNLLTRAWDPDEGRVLLGGVDVRDVALEDLRRHVAVVGQSTYLFNDTLAANLRLAAPDATDEQLEDACRRAALHDAIVAMPDGYATRVGEMGERLSGGQRQRVAIARALLLDAPVLVLDEATSQLDVATEAEIQDALAEAARGRTVLVIAHRPGAVRTADRVVHLGRPGT; this is translated from the coding sequence ATGAGCACCGTGCTCGACCCCGCCGCGGCCCCCGCGCCCGCCCCGCTGTCCCGGGCCGCGATCTCCCGCCGGCTGGTCCGGTTCGGCCGCCCCGTGCTGCCGCCGCTCGCGGCGTCGCTGGTCTGCCGGGTGGTCGGCCAGCTGCTCGGCATCGCCCTGCTCGCGGTGGCGGCGGCCGGGGCCGCCCGGGTGGCGGACGACCCCGCTGCCCCGCTCGCCCCGACGGTGTGGACGCTCGTCGCGCTGTCGCTGCTCAAGGGCGTGCTCCGCTACCTGGAGCAGCTGACCGGCCACGCCGTGGCGTTCCGGGCGCTCGCGATGCTGCGCGTCGACTTCTACGACCGGCTCGCGCCGCAGGCTCCCGCCGGCGTCCTGTCGCGCCGCACCGGCGACCTGGTCAACCGCGCGACCAAGGACGTCGACCGCGTCGAGGTGTTCTTCGCGCACACGCTCGTGCCCGCGGTGAGCGCCGTCGTCGTGCCGGTGGTCGTCCTGGTGGTGCTGGCCGTCCGGTACGACCCGGTGCTCGCGCTCGTGCTGCTGCCGTTCCTCGTGCTCGTCGGGGCGGTCGTCCCGGCGTGGGGCCGCGAGCCCAGCGCCGTCGCGGCGACGCGCGTGCGGGCCGCCCGGGGGCGGATCGCCCAGCTCGTCACCGAGTCGCTCCAGGGCGTCCGCGAGGTGCTGGCGTTCGGGGCGGAGACGCGGCGGCGGGCCCAGGCGCGCGCGCTCGCGGACGACGTCGGGCTGGGCCTCGACGGGCTGGCGGCCTGGACGGCCCGCCGTCGCGCGGCGAACGCGGTGCTGCTGGTCGCGGCGGTCGCGACGGTGGCGCTCGTCGGGGCGGCGCGCGTGTCCTCCGGCGCGCTGACCTGGGCGGACTACGCCGTCGCGGTCGTGCTGGCGCTCGCGGTCTTCACGCCCGTGCTCGCCGTGGAGGACGTGGCGCCGGACCTCGAGCAGGCGTTCGCCGCCGCGCGCCGCATCTGGCGGGTCACCGACGCGCCGCCGGCCACCACCTCGCCCGCCCACCCGGTGCCGCTGCCGGACGGGCCGCTCGACGTGCGGTTCGAGGGCGTGACGTTCGCCTACCCCGCGTCGCAGGACGACGACGCCGACGGTGTCCCACAGGCGCCGCGGCGCCGGGTGCTCGACGGCGTGGACCTGCACGTGCCCGCCGGCGCCACCACGGCCGTCGTCGGGTCGTCGGGCTCCGGCAAGTCGACGCTGGTCAACCTGCTCACCCGCGCGTGGGACCCGGACGAGGGGCGGGTGCTGCTCGGCGGGGTCGACGTGCGGGACGTCGCGCTGGAGGACCTGCGGCGGCACGTCGCCGTCGTCGGGCAGAGCACCTACCTGTTCAACGACACCCTCGCGGCCAACCTCCGGCTCGCGGCGCCCGACGCCACCGATGAGCAGCTCGAGGACGCGTGCCGCCGGGCGGCGCTGCACGACGCGATCGTCGCGATGCCCGACGGCTACGCCACCCGGGTCGGCGAGATGGGCGAGCGGCTGTCCGGTGGGCAGCGCCAGCGCGTGGCGATCGCCCGCGCGCTGCTGCTCGACGCGCCCGTGCTGGTGCTGGACGAGGCGACCAGCCAGCTGGACGTGGCCACGGAGGCGGAGATCCAGGACGCGCTCGCCGAGGCGGCTCGGGGCCGCACCGTGCTCGTGATCGCGCACCGCCCGGGGGCGGTCCGCACCGCGGACCGCGTCGTCCACCTGGGGCGGCCCGGCACCTGA
- a CDS encoding ABC transporter ATP-binding protein/permease produces MPALLTWVAAAATTAAYLALGAVLDAARTGDGVPGAAVAVLVAAVVVLGVAAFAGPRTSLAAVGPRESVRRDVLLDQALRLGVAFRTQERSGRFVSTATDGVERAASHEVTFRYPIIASMTVPVVALLLLGAAVDWVVAGWLALALPAIPLVVGGFQRAFRGVSVQYRMTARRFAGQFLDAIQGLPTSTAFNRAAAKGAELARSAEQLRRMVMRLLTRNQLVLLVIDSSFSLVMVTAAAALAVLRLRDGAITPGQAVAVVLVSTVLLEPLDRVGQFFYVGLGGRAAVREIESVLDQVPAALDAPGVQAPAGWATPATAPDPDPGTEVPEALALEHVSFAYPGGSPVLDDVSFTVPRGARVALIGPSGSGKSTVAALLQAHLRPGSGVVRVGGHDATVVPLAWVRAQTAVVAQSTYLFTGTLADNLRLADADADDEALWHALAQANLADEVRRFPDGLATRVGERGLSLSGGQAQRLAVARALLKDAPVLLLDEPTSQVDAASESALVEALDRAGEGRTVLVVAHRLSTVRGADEVLVLAEGRVVEQGPPDRLGGIDSYYARAMDLSGLAGTPGTTGPTGTTGTARADATEATR; encoded by the coding sequence GTGCCGGCCCTCCTGACGTGGGTGGCCGCCGCCGCCACGACCGCGGCCTACCTCGCGCTCGGCGCCGTGCTGGACGCGGCGCGCACCGGTGACGGCGTGCCCGGCGCCGCCGTGGCGGTGCTCGTGGCCGCGGTCGTCGTCCTCGGGGTGGCCGCGTTCGCCGGCCCGCGGACCAGCCTCGCCGCGGTCGGCCCGCGGGAGTCGGTGCGCCGGGACGTGCTGCTCGACCAGGCGCTGCGGCTCGGTGTCGCGTTCCGCACGCAGGAGCGCTCCGGCCGGTTCGTGTCGACCGCCACCGACGGCGTCGAGCGGGCTGCGTCCCACGAGGTGACGTTCCGCTACCCGATCATCGCGTCGATGACGGTCCCGGTGGTCGCGCTGCTGCTGCTCGGGGCGGCCGTCGACTGGGTGGTCGCGGGCTGGCTCGCGCTCGCCCTGCCCGCGATCCCGCTGGTGGTCGGCGGCTTCCAGCGGGCGTTCCGCGGCGTCTCCGTGCAGTACCGGATGACCGCGCGCCGGTTCGCGGGGCAGTTCCTCGACGCGATCCAGGGGCTGCCCACGTCGACCGCGTTCAACCGCGCGGCCGCCAAGGGTGCGGAGCTCGCCCGCTCCGCCGAGCAGCTGCGCCGCATGGTGATGCGCCTGCTCACGCGCAACCAGCTGGTGCTGCTGGTCATCGACTCCTCCTTCTCGCTGGTGATGGTGACGGCCGCGGCGGCGCTGGCGGTGCTGCGGCTGCGGGACGGCGCGATCACCCCGGGGCAGGCCGTGGCGGTGGTGCTCGTCTCCACGGTGCTGCTGGAGCCGCTCGACCGGGTCGGCCAGTTCTTCTACGTCGGGCTCGGCGGGCGGGCCGCGGTGCGCGAGATCGAGTCGGTGCTCGACCAGGTGCCGGCGGCGCTCGACGCCCCCGGCGTGCAGGCGCCGGCCGGCTGGGCGACGCCCGCCACGGCGCCGGACCCCGACCCGGGCACGGAGGTCCCGGAGGCGCTCGCGCTCGAGCACGTCTCGTTCGCGTACCCCGGCGGGTCCCCGGTGCTGGACGACGTGTCGTTCACCGTCCCGCGGGGCGCGCGCGTCGCGCTCATCGGCCCGTCCGGGTCGGGCAAGAGCACGGTGGCCGCCCTCCTGCAGGCGCACCTGCGCCCCGGCAGCGGCGTGGTGCGGGTGGGCGGGCACGACGCGACGGTCGTGCCGCTCGCGTGGGTGCGCGCGCAGACCGCCGTGGTCGCGCAGTCGACGTACCTGTTCACCGGAACCCTCGCGGACAACCTGCGCCTCGCCGACGCCGACGCGGACGACGAGGCGCTGTGGCACGCGCTCGCGCAGGCCAACCTGGCCGACGAGGTCCGGCGGTTCCCGGACGGGCTCGCGACCCGGGTCGGGGAGCGGGGCCTGTCGCTGTCCGGCGGCCAGGCGCAGCGGCTCGCGGTGGCGCGCGCCCTGCTCAAGGACGCCCCCGTGCTGCTGCTCGACGAGCCGACCAGCCAGGTGGACGCCGCCTCGGAATCCGCCCTGGTGGAGGCGCTCGACCGCGCCGGCGAGGGGCGCACCGTGCTGGTCGTCGCGCACCGGCTGAGCACGGTCCGCGGCGCGGACGAGGTGCTGGTGCTCGCCGAGGGGCGGGTGGTCGAGCAGGGACCGCCGGACCGGCTCGGCGGCATCGACTCGTACTACGCCCGCGCGATGGACCTGTCCGGCCTGGCCGGGACGCCCGGCACGACCGGCCCGACCGGCACGACCGGAACCGCCCGCGCCGACGCCACGGAGGCGACCCGATGA
- a CDS encoding HtaA domain-containing protein, which yields MVTSAVVALVVGAGTTLAAGTAGAAEADDPAGGAPSCVGIAGATFEWGVKESFRTYISGPIAHGSVTPADVTGTGPWTWSGGTGEIGEDGLAAASWGSGSVRFEGHDGALDLTFSAPEVTVTGATTATLTTTVDPGTAEPSRVELATLDLAGGTSSTDATQVAWSGVPATLTEAGAVAFAGFYGAGTALDPVAFTLPAGAALDGCGTPPVDPEPEPEPEPEPEPEPEPATPTLRVSQTEGLDPDGATITVTGEGYDTSALGTHPPVLNQPAGVYAQIGWLAESWRPSEGAPSAARSGAYTRWVQGVNDTPPYLRWTVQPDGTADFTWTVEVDQATLDEKRIEGGTLAVFTVGASVAQAANEQAVAIAFAGSGGDTGGGDTGGGDTGGGDTGGGDTGGGDNGGGTPAPTCVAVTGGTLDWGVRASFRTYITGPVAGGTVSATGVTGTGPWTWSAGSGQVDEDGLATAAWSGGVRFVGHGGELDLTFASPEVRVTGAGTADLRVTVTTPDGSQRVRLATLDLAAGTAASDASRLAWAGVPATLTAAGSEAFAGFYPAGAALDPVSFTLPLGAATSCGTPGVPTTPTVPVTPVTPTPPGEVTPVREVQGLSAAGSVVAGGAVTVTANGFGAGETGIRLELHSDPVLLAGGLVADAAGSVTVTATIPASTPAGPHTLVLVGAGQTLELPITVEAAAPVCVARAVSGATLTWGVRESFRSYVTGPIAQGSVTADGVSGTGPWTWSGGTGRYNADAGLGAASWSGGVHFTGHGGQLDLTFSDPQVRLTGATSATLTLTVAGPSGSSRVAVATLDLGAGTASRGAAQVAWSGVPATLTAAGAGVFEGFYQAGEALDPVAFTLPLGAEVECDATSGSLATTGAEPGDAVGYAVALLLFGGLLTAAVRRGRRRAHGLTA from the coding sequence GTGGTCACCAGCGCGGTCGTCGCGCTGGTCGTGGGGGCGGGCACGACGCTCGCCGCCGGGACGGCCGGGGCCGCCGAAGCCGACGACCCCGCGGGCGGTGCGCCGAGCTGCGTCGGCATCGCCGGTGCGACGTTCGAGTGGGGGGTGAAGGAGTCCTTCCGGACGTACATCTCCGGCCCGATCGCGCACGGCTCCGTCACCCCGGCCGACGTCACCGGGACGGGGCCGTGGACGTGGTCCGGCGGCACGGGTGAGATCGGCGAGGACGGCCTCGCGGCGGCCTCGTGGGGGAGCGGGTCGGTGCGCTTCGAGGGGCACGACGGCGCGCTCGACCTGACGTTCTCGGCGCCGGAGGTCACGGTCACGGGTGCCACGACGGCGACCCTCACGACGACCGTCGACCCCGGGACGGCCGAGCCCTCGCGGGTGGAGCTCGCGACGCTCGACCTCGCGGGCGGCACGTCGTCGACGGACGCGACGCAGGTCGCCTGGTCCGGGGTGCCCGCCACTCTGACGGAGGCCGGCGCGGTCGCGTTCGCCGGGTTCTACGGCGCGGGGACGGCGCTCGACCCGGTGGCGTTCACGCTGCCCGCGGGCGCCGCGCTCGACGGGTGCGGGACGCCCCCGGTCGACCCGGAGCCCGAGCCGGAGCCGGAGCCCGAGCCGGAACCCGAGCCGGAGCCGGCCACGCCGACGCTGCGCGTGTCGCAGACCGAGGGCCTCGACCCCGACGGGGCGACGATCACCGTCACCGGCGAGGGCTACGACACCAGCGCCCTGGGCACCCACCCGCCGGTGCTGAACCAGCCCGCCGGCGTGTACGCGCAGATCGGGTGGCTCGCCGAGTCGTGGCGGCCGTCGGAGGGCGCGCCGTCCGCCGCGCGGAGCGGCGCCTACACCCGCTGGGTGCAGGGGGTGAACGACACCCCGCCGTACCTGCGGTGGACCGTGCAGCCCGACGGCACGGCGGACTTCACGTGGACCGTCGAGGTGGACCAGGCGACGCTGGACGAGAAGCGGATCGAGGGCGGCACGCTGGCGGTGTTCACCGTGGGAGCCTCCGTCGCGCAGGCCGCGAACGAGCAGGCCGTCGCGATCGCCTTCGCCGGCTCCGGTGGTGACACCGGTGGCGGCGACACGGGCGGTGGTGACACCGGTGGCGGTGACACGGGTGGCGGTGACACGGGTGGCGGTGACAACGGCGGCGGGACGCCGGCCCCGACGTGCGTCGCCGTGACGGGCGGCACCCTGGACTGGGGCGTGCGCGCGTCCTTCCGCACCTACATCACCGGCCCGGTCGCGGGCGGCACCGTCTCCGCCACCGGCGTGACGGGAACCGGCCCGTGGACCTGGTCCGCGGGCTCCGGGCAGGTCGACGAGGACGGGCTGGCGACGGCCGCCTGGTCCGGCGGCGTGCGCTTCGTGGGGCACGGCGGTGAGCTCGACCTGACCTTCGCCAGCCCGGAGGTCCGCGTCACCGGTGCCGGCACGGCCGACCTGCGGGTGACCGTCACCACCCCGGACGGCTCGCAGCGGGTCCGGCTGGCGACGCTCGACCTGGCCGCGGGCACGGCCGCGTCCGACGCCTCCCGCCTCGCGTGGGCGGGCGTCCCCGCCACGCTGACCGCCGCGGGCAGCGAGGCGTTCGCCGGGTTCTACCCGGCCGGCGCGGCGCTCGACCCCGTGTCGTTCACGCTCCCGCTGGGTGCTGCGACGTCCTGCGGCACCCCGGGCGTGCCGACCACGCCGACGGTCCCCGTCACGCCGGTGACCCCCACGCCCCCGGGTGAGGTCACGCCGGTGCGCGAGGTCCAGGGTCTGTCCGCCGCCGGCTCGGTCGTCGCGGGCGGTGCCGTCACGGTGACCGCGAACGGCTTCGGGGCGGGCGAGACGGGTATCCGCCTCGAGCTGCACTCCGACCCGGTGCTCCTCGCGGGCGGCCTGGTGGCGGACGCCGCCGGGTCGGTCACGGTCACGGCGACCATCCCCGCCTCGACGCCGGCCGGGCCGCACACGCTCGTCCTCGTCGGCGCCGGGCAGACGCTGGAGCTCCCGATCACGGTCGAGGCCGCGGCGCCGGTGTGCGTCGCGCGGGCCGTCTCGGGAGCCACGCTGACGTGGGGCGTGCGGGAGTCGTTCCGCAGCTACGTCACCGGCCCGATCGCCCAGGGCTCGGTCACCGCGGACGGCGTCTCCGGCACCGGTCCGTGGACGTGGTCCGGCGGGACCGGCCGCTACAACGCGGACGCCGGTCTCGGTGCCGCCTCGTGGTCCGGGGGCGTGCACTTCACGGGGCACGGCGGGCAGCTCGACCTGACGTTCTCCGACCCGCAGGTGCGGCTCACGGGCGCCACGTCGGCCACGTTGACCCTCACGGTCGCCGGGCCGTCCGGGTCGTCCCGCGTCGCGGTGGCCACGCTCGACCTCGGCGCCGGCACCGCGTCCCGCGGGGCCGCACAGGTGGCCTGGTCCGGCGTGCCCGCCACGCTGACCGCGGCCGGCGCCGGCGTGTTCGAGGGGTTCTACCAGGCGGGCGAGGCGCTCGACCCGGTGGCCTTCACGCTGCCGCTCGGTGCCGAGGTCGAGTGCGACGCGACCTCCGGCAGCCTCGCCACCACGGGTGCCGAGCCCGGTGACGCGGTCGGCTACGCCGTCGCGCTGCTGCTGTTCGGCGGCCTGCTGACGGCGGCGGTCCGCCGTGGTCGACGCCGGGCCCACGGCCTGACGGCCTGA
- a CDS encoding heme ABC transporter ATP-binding protein encodes MAVRLEAAGYDVDGVTLLDAVDLEVRRHELLAVVGPNGAGKSTLLGLLAGDLRPTRGSVTDDGAPVASLRPAELARRRAVLLQEHRLSFPFTVADVVRMGRAPWRGTAAEDDDDRVVAEAAAAGEVVHLGDRRFPTLSGGERARTAYARARAQATPLLLLDEPTAALDIRHQEMVLAQARDLARRGHAVVAVLHDLSLAAAYADRVLLLGDGRPRALGTPADVLRPDLLGDVYRHPVEVLVHPRTGDLVVLPDRTTPEDSR; translated from the coding sequence GTGGCGGTGCGGCTCGAGGCGGCGGGCTACGACGTCGACGGGGTCACGCTGCTCGACGCGGTGGACCTGGAGGTGCGCCGGCACGAGCTGCTCGCCGTCGTCGGGCCCAACGGCGCGGGCAAGTCCACCTTGCTCGGCCTGCTCGCGGGCGACCTGCGTCCGACGCGCGGCAGCGTCACGGACGACGGCGCGCCCGTCGCGTCGCTGCGCCCGGCCGAGCTCGCGCGGCGCCGCGCCGTCCTGCTCCAGGAGCACCGGCTCAGCTTCCCGTTCACGGTCGCGGACGTCGTGCGCATGGGGCGTGCGCCCTGGCGCGGGACGGCCGCCGAGGACGACGACGACCGGGTGGTCGCGGAGGCTGCCGCCGCCGGCGAGGTCGTGCACCTGGGCGACCGCCGGTTCCCGACGCTCTCCGGCGGCGAGAGGGCCCGCACCGCCTACGCGCGCGCCCGGGCCCAGGCCACGCCGCTGCTGCTGCTCGACGAGCCGACCGCGGCCCTCGACATCCGGCACCAGGAGATGGTGCTGGCGCAGGCCCGGGACCTCGCGCGGCGCGGGCACGCCGTCGTGGCCGTCCTGCACGACCTCAGCCTCGCCGCCGCGTACGCCGACCGCGTGCTGCTGCTCGGCGACGGCCGCCCCCGGGCGCTCGGCACGCCCGCCGACGTGCTGCGGCCCGACCTGCTCGGCGACGTCTACCGGCACCCCGTCGAGGTGCTCGTCCACCCCCGCACCGGCGACCTCGTCGTGCTGCCCGACCGCACCACCCCGGAGGACTCCCGATGA